In a single window of the Salvelinus sp. IW2-2015 unplaced genomic scaffold, ASM291031v2 Un_scaffold3715, whole genome shotgun sequence genome:
- the LOC112076383 gene encoding beta-galactoside-binding lectin-like: MSGVVVTNMSFKVGQTLTITGIPNSDATNFVINVGNSEDDLALHMSFRFDQLGDTRTVVCNSYHGGKWFEEHREARFPFNQGEKFKINITFTKMQFRVALPDGSEIHFPNRQGDEKYKYMHFGGHVRIQGIEIS, from the exons ATGAGT gGAGTTGTGGTAACGAACATGTCCTTCAAGGTGGGCCAGACCCTGACCATCACAGGGATCCCTAACTCTGACGCCACTAA tttTGTCATCAACGTGGGCAACAGCGAGGATGACCTCGCCCTGCATATGAGCTTCCGCTTCGACCAACTCGGAGACACTCGGACCGTGGTGTGTAACTCCTACCATGGAGGCAAGTGGTTTGAGGAGCACAGAGAGGCACGATTCCCCTTCAACCAGGGAGAGAAGTTTAAG ATAAATATCACCTTCACCAAGATGCAGTTCCGAGTTGCTCTTCCTGACGGCTCTGAGATCCACTTCCCCAATCGCCAAGGAGACGAGAAGTATAAATACATGCACTTCGGGGGCCACGTCAGGATCCAGGGCATCGAGATCAGTTAG